In Malus sylvestris chromosome 16, drMalSylv7.2, whole genome shotgun sequence, the following are encoded in one genomic region:
- the LOC126608897 gene encoding potassium transporter 5-like — MAEKVVILTEGETEEAKEITNQQLKERKGSWAKLRHVDSLNLEAGRVSMNGRHGSQVNNWQRTLSLAFQSMGIVYGDIGTSPLYVYASTFTDGIDNTDDVIGVLSLIIYTIALVPLLKYVFIVLWANDNGDGGTFALYSLMCRHAKVSLTPNNQPEDRELSNYKLEKPSNELKRSQTIKKKLENSKIAKYILFLVTIMGTSMVIGDGVLTPCISVLSAVSGIKSLGSDAVVGISIAILILLFAVQQFGTDKVGFTFAPIILVWFMFIGGIGLYNLFKYDIGVLRAFNPKYIIDFFRRNGKKGWVSLGGIFLCVTGTEAMFADLGHFSVKAIQVSFSCITFPALIIAYSGQAAFLRKFPGKVENTFYDSIPDPLYWPTFIVAVAAAIIASQAMITGAFSIISQSLSLGCFPRVKVVHTSAKYEGQVYIPEINYLLMVACVIVTAAFKTTEKIGNAYGIAVVSVMVITTCLLTLIMLVIWKTSIWLIGLFFMVFFCIEVVYASAVMYKFIHGGYLPLVFSFFLMVIMGIWHYVHHQRYMFELKNKVSSEYMKQLASDPNINRVPGIGLLYSELVQGIPPIFSHFVNNIPSIHSLIVIVSIKPIPFSKVALEERFLFRQLEPRDYRMFRCVARYGYNDRMEEPKEFEEQLVENLKEFIRHEHFAHDGEITNEAVSTGQSFNAEESVQQVNQPRLSSGRILSFNTARSTSNRIVSAPVKGAAEEMQFVQEAMEKGIVYLLGETEVVAEANSSLFKRIVVNHVYSFLRKNFRQGEQIMRIPRTRLLRVGMTYEI; from the exons aTGGCGGAGAAAGTGGTGATCCTGACAGAGGGGGAGACAGAAGAAGCAAAAGAAATAACGAACCAGCAACTGAAGGAGAGAAAAGGATCATGGGCAAAGTTGCGCCATGTCGACTCTCTCAATTTGGAGGCCGGAAGAGTGTCCATGAATGGAAGGCACGGCTCACAG GTAAATAACTGGCAGAGAACATTGAGTTTGGCATTTCAGAGCATGGGGATTGTGTATGGGGACATAGGGACGTCTCCGCTCTATGTGTATGCTAGCACTTTCACTGATGGTATTGACAACACTGACGATGTTATAGGAGTATTGTCTCTCATCATCTATACCATAGCGCTCGTACCCCTACTTAAATATGTCTTCATCGTGCTATGGGCTAATGACAATGGTGATG GGGGAACATTTGCACTGTATTCCTTGATGTGCCGACATGCAAAGGTGAGCTTaactccaaataaccaaccagAAGACAGGGAGCTATCTAACTACAAACTTGAAAAACCGTCCAACGAGTTAAAACGATCCCAAACCATCAAGAAGAAGCTCGAGAATAGTAAGATTGCCAAATACATCCTTTTCCTTGTCACCATTATGGGAACTTCAATGGTTATTGGAGATGGGGTTCTTACTCCTTGCATTTCAG TTCTTTCTGCTGTGAGCGGGATCAAGTCACTAGGCTCAG ATGCTGTTGTGGGGATTTCTATAGCAATCTTGATCTTACTGTTTGCTGTTCAACAATTTGGCACTGATAAAGTTGGATTCACATTTGCACCTATTATCCTGGTGTGGTTCATGTTCATCGGTGGCATCGGACTTTACAACTTATTCAAATATGACATTGGTGTATTACGTGCATTCAATCCAAAATACATCATCGATTTCTTTAGAAGAAATGGGAAAAAGGGATGGGTATCCCTTGGAGGAATATTTCTCTGCGTTACtg GGACGGAGGCCATGTTTGCTGATCTGGGTCACTTCAGTGTCAAAGCAATCCAA GTGAGTTTCTCTTGCATCACATTTCCTGCATTAATAATTGCATATAGTGGGCAAGCAGCGTTCCTCAGAAAGTTCCCAGGGAAGGTGGAGAACACATTCTATGACTCAATACCAG ACCCTTTGTACTGGCCAACGTTCATTGTGGCGGTAGCAGCTGCCATCATTGCCAGCCAAGCTATGATAACTGGAGCATTTTCAATTATCTCTCAATCCCTAAGTTTGGGTTGTTTTCCAAGAGTTAAGGTTGTTCATACCTCTGCAAAGTATGAGGGTCAAGTATACATACCTGAGATCAACTACCTGCTCATGGTTGCTTGTGTAATAGTCACTGCAGCCTTTAAGACCACGGAAAAAATTGGCAATGCGTATG GAATTGCAGTGGTTAGTGTTATGGTGATAACAACATGTTTGCTTACTCTAATAATGCTAGTGATATGGAAAACTAGCATATGGTTGATTGGTCTGTTCTTTATGGTGTTCTTTTGTATCGAGGTGGTTTATGCATCTGCGGTGATGTACAAATTCATTCACGGCGGTTACCTTCCTCtggtcttttcttttttccttatgGTAATCATGGGGATTTGGCATTATGTGCACCATCAAAGATACATGTTCGAGCTCAAGAATAAGGTTTCTAGTGAATACATGAAACAATTGGCCTCTGATCCCAACATAAACCGTGTGCCAGGAATTGGACTTCTATATTCTGAGCTTGTGCAAGGGATTCCCCCTATATTTTCTCACTTTGTTAACAACATACCGTCCATCCACTCTCTTATAGTTATTGTGTCGATCAAACCTATTCCATTCAGCAAAGTGGCATTGGAGGAAAGGTTTCTATTTCGACAGTTGGAGCCAAGAGATTACCGAATGTTCCGTTGTGTAGCTAGGTATGGTTACAATGACAGAATGGAGGAACCCAAAGAGTTTGAGGAACAACTAGTTGAGAATTTGAAAGAATTTATCCGCCATGAGCACTTTGCTCATGATGGAGAAATAACAAACGAGGCAGTTTCAACTGGACAGTCATTCAATGCTGAAGAATCAGTTCAACAAGTTAACCAACCTCGTCTTTCATCTGGGCGCATTCTATCATTCAATACTGCTAGGTCAACATCTAATCGAATAGTCTCTGCACCCGTCAAAGGAGCTGCCGAGGAAATGCAGTTTGTGCAAGAGGCTATGGAGAAAGGCATAGTTTATCTGCTGGGAGAGACAGAAGTGGTGGCAGAAGCGAACTCGTCATTGTTCAAGAGGATAGTTGTCAACCATGTCTACAGTTTCTTGAGGAAAAACTTTAGGCAAGGGGAGCAAATCATGAGAATCCCACGGACTAGGCTTCTCAGGGTTGGAATGACCTATGAGATATGA